The proteins below are encoded in one region of Pseudomonadota bacterium:
- a CDS encoding response regulator yields MKEGSLPVPPRGRVLIVDDEVSLLNLLFRMIEGFGYQCLKCTDGLAAVRILEKERVDVVLTDMVMPEMGGMELIVHCRENYPETDVIVMTGYGRRYSYTDVIKEGGVDFIEKPIDMDELQAKLQRVTREQQMRNDLRNEIAVRIMAEEELKKHQLQLHVLIDERTKDLKEANRLLGVKVEEHRLAEEAVRAYAEKIKIFAYSVSHDLKTPAIAINGLTSLLEKRYLEGNREKVADICRQVKDSSEQLLCLVDNINLFIKAKENPIVIEDVPLEKLFESIRRDFAAEFERRGISWGTESDRTTVRADKLALTRVFRNFVDNSLKYGGEALSRITLSCRTSDSCHTFFVHDDGAGVGDDEKESIFELFSRSRKAATHTGTGMGLAIVREIAEKHNGAAWAEPASGGGTNFFFSIDASL; encoded by the coding sequence ATGAAAGAAGGTAGTTTACCCGTGCCTCCCAGGGGACGGGTGCTGATTGTCGATGATGAGGTGAGCCTCCTGAATCTTTTGTTCAGGATGATAGAAGGTTTCGGCTATCAATGTCTGAAATGTACTGATGGTCTCGCTGCGGTACGCATTCTGGAAAAAGAACGGGTTGATGTGGTTCTCACTGATATGGTCATGCCTGAAATGGGGGGGATGGAGCTTATCGTCCACTGTCGCGAGAATTATCCGGAGACCGATGTGATCGTGATGACCGGCTACGGGCGAAGGTACAGCTATACCGATGTCATTAAGGAAGGCGGTGTTGATTTTATCGAGAAACCTATTGATATGGACGAGCTTCAGGCCAAACTGCAGAGGGTCACCAGGGAACAGCAAATGCGAAACGATCTCAGAAATGAGATCGCAGTAAGAATCATGGCTGAAGAAGAGCTGAAAAAACACCAGCTGCAACTTCATGTACTCATTGATGAGCGGACCAAGGACCTGAAAGAGGCGAACAGGCTGCTTGGTGTTAAGGTTGAGGAACACCGGCTGGCGGAAGAGGCCGTACGCGCCTATGCCGAAAAGATCAAGATTTTTGCCTATTCAGTTTCCCACGATCTCAAGACACCGGCCATCGCGATCAACGGTCTGACCTCTCTCCTTGAAAAGAGGTATCTGGAGGGCAATCGTGAAAAAGTGGCGGACATCTGCAGGCAGGTGAAAGATTCATCCGAACAGTTGCTGTGCCTGGTGGATAACATCAATCTTTTTATCAAGGCCAAGGAAAACCCGATTGTTATCGAAGATGTTCCACTGGAGAAACTGTTTGAATCGATCCGCCGGGATTTTGCTGCGGAGTTTGAAAGGAGAGGTATCTCCTGGGGCACCGAATCCGATCGGACTACCGTAAGGGCCGACAAGCTTGCACTGACCAGAGTGTTCCGGAATTTTGTCGATAATTCTCTCAAATATGGCGGTGAGGCGCTTTCCAGGATCACCCTCAGCTGCAGGACTTCAGATTCATGCCATACCTTTTTTGTTCATGATGATGGGGCCGGGGTGGGTGACGACGAGAAGGAGTCGATCTTTGAACTGTTCAGCCGCAGCAGAAAAGCGGCAACTCACACAGGTACGGGGATGGGCCTTGCCATTGTGAGGGAGATTGCCGAGAAGCATAACGGCGCTGCCTGGGCCGAGCCGGCATCCGGCGGAGGGACCAACTTCTTCTTTTCCATTGACGCTTCACTCTGA
- a CDS encoding EAL domain-containing protein, which translates to MKFLSLIFVYLGAILLFASLFPTRRLCRQDHPGTFVWRILGILILLFIGGYGLYGSLILKTGELQSIHVIVSLIMFGGGVFVAAVVRQTQSAINHILRMAEQEKYRALHDDLTDLPNRTLLQDRIDQLVLLSERSEHTFTIFLIDLDNFKEINDALGHFYGDYLLQQVSERLSKAVRKCDTLARWGGDKFALLLPDTSVEEAEAVSMKITEIITPPFQVEGNNLAVGVNIGIVTYPEHGQDTGTLLQHADIAMYEAKRNQVNYCLFNPEKNRTTWDRLILMGELRKAIESGHLILHFQPQISVLDGRLSGIEALVRWQHEKKGLIQPDEFISLIEQSGLSKPLTNFVLDKALEHYSLWRESAMKTGISINISVKNLHDFDFPGQVKATLDKWGIEPDRLTLEITESSIMADPGRVALVVESLKKLGVRLAIDDFGTGYSSLQYLRQFPAREIKIDKSFVTDMLSNEDNAVIVKSTIDMAHNIGRQVVAEGVEDHETGVLLKRLGCDYLQGFHISHPLPPDDLFLWYEKQKDKQKNGA; encoded by the coding sequence TTGAAATTCCTTTCACTTATATTCGTCTACCTCGGCGCGATACTGCTGTTCGCAAGCCTGTTCCCCACCCGCAGGCTCTGCCGGCAGGACCATCCGGGCACCTTCGTCTGGCGCATCCTGGGAATCCTGATCCTGCTGTTTATCGGCGGATATGGCTTGTACGGGTCCTTGATCCTAAAAACCGGAGAACTGCAATCGATCCATGTGATCGTGTCACTAATTATGTTCGGCGGCGGGGTCTTTGTCGCTGCGGTCGTAAGACAGACCCAGTCCGCCATCAATCACATCCTCAGAATGGCCGAGCAGGAAAAGTACCGGGCCCTCCACGACGACCTCACCGACCTGCCCAACCGCACCCTCCTGCAGGACAGAATCGACCAGCTGGTCCTCCTTTCCGAAAGATCGGAACATACCTTCACCATCTTCCTCATCGACCTGGACAACTTCAAAGAGATCAACGATGCGCTGGGGCATTTCTATGGCGACTATCTTCTGCAGCAAGTCTCGGAAAGACTGAGCAAGGCTGTCAGAAAATGTGACACCCTCGCCCGCTGGGGCGGTGACAAATTTGCGCTTCTTCTCCCAGATACCAGTGTCGAGGAAGCGGAAGCAGTCTCGATGAAAATAACCGAAATCATTACCCCGCCCTTCCAGGTTGAGGGCAACAACCTGGCCGTGGGGGTCAACATCGGCATCGTCACCTATCCGGAACATGGCCAGGATACCGGAACCCTGCTCCAGCACGCCGACATCGCCATGTACGAGGCCAAACGCAACCAGGTGAACTACTGCCTGTTCAATCCGGAAAAAAACAGGACCACCTGGGACCGTCTCATCCTGATGGGTGAGCTGCGAAAAGCGATCGAAAGCGGTCACCTCATCCTCCATTTTCAGCCGCAGATCTCAGTCCTGGACGGCAGGTTGAGCGGCATTGAGGCTTTGGTCCGCTGGCAGCACGAGAAAAAAGGGCTGATCCAGCCCGATGAATTCATCTCGCTTATCGAACAGTCCGGCCTCTCCAAACCGCTCACAAATTTTGTACTCGACAAGGCGCTCGAACACTACTCCCTGTGGCGGGAAAGTGCGATGAAGACCGGGATTTCCATCAACATTTCGGTAAAGAATCTGCACGACTTCGATTTTCCCGGCCAGGTCAAGGCGACACTGGATAAATGGGGGATCGAGCCCGACAGGCTGACTCTGGAAATAACCGAAAGCAGCATCATGGCCGACCCTGGAAGAGTGGCCCTGGTCGTGGAGAGTTTGAAGAAACTCGGTGTTCGCCTCGCCATCGACGATTTCGGTACAGGGTACTCTTCTCTCCAGTATCTGCGCCAGTTCCCGGCCAGGGAAATAAAAATAGATAAATCTTTTGTGACTGATATGCTGTCCAACGAAGACAATGCGGTCATTGTCAAATCAACCATTGATATGGCACATAATATCGGCAGACAGGTGGTCGCCGAAGGAGTTGAAGATCACGAGACAGGGGTCCTTTTAAAAAGACTCGGCTGCGATTACCTGCAGGGATTCCACATCAGCCATCCCCTGCCGCCGGACGACCTTTTTCTCTGGTACGAAAAACAAAAGGACAAACAAAAAAATGGCGCCTGA
- a CDS encoding response regulator: MEDDHHIREMLNNSLTRIGYTVHTAGNGREGFDLAHQHAGKIDLLLTDVIMPLMNGHDPALALQDDSGPENHLHVRLHQRHYKQAWPA; encoded by the coding sequence GTGGAAGACGATCACCATATACGGGAGATGCTTAATAATTCACTGACCAGAATCGGTTACACCGTCCATACCGCCGGCAATGGGCGGGAAGGATTCGATCTAGCACATCAACACGCGGGGAAAATCGATCTGCTGCTGACGGATGTGATTATGCCGCTCATGAACGGCCATGATCCGGCGCTTGCCCTGCAGGATGATTCCGGACCTGAAAATCATCTTCATGTCCGGCTACACCAACGACATTATAAACAAGCATGGCCTGCTTGA
- a CDS encoding alpha/beta fold hydrolase — protein MSIPAEPRQIRVYGHNLTYYRAGRGSTVLLVHGITTYSFIWRNIFPSLAEHYDVIAVDLLGCGQRICENDRQADRGGHQNQSCAGRLARQFHGRRRKA, from the coding sequence ATGTCGATTCCAGCAGAACCCCGGCAGATCAGGGTCTACGGCCACAACCTGACTTATTACCGCGCCGGGAGAGGCAGCACGGTACTTCTGGTCCACGGGATAACCACCTATTCCTTCATCTGGAGAAATATCTTTCCCTCCCTGGCAGAACATTACGATGTCATCGCCGTCGACCTTCTGGGATGCGGTCAGAGGATTTGTGAAAATGATCGGCAGGCTGATCGGGGAGGACATCAAAATCAATCTTGCGCCGGCAGACTCGCCCGGCAATTTCATGGGAGACGCCGGAAAGCTTGA
- a CDS encoding sigma-54 dependent transcriptional regulator, whose product MKNAPPANILIVDDDDSHRYMLAAMLKEWGWVTSEADDGSIAVELVIERPFDAILMDVRMAGMDGMEALEKIHHHNPAIPVVIMTAYSSVDAAVEAIKIGAHDYLTKPLDFDRLRLTLDKALEHKQVFENRMHPAESRKLSAANTGIIGESAEMDELIDMIAQVAPTEATVLIGGESGTGKELVAAALHKFSHRKNGPFVRVNCAALVENLLESELFGHEKGAFTGADKRREGKFFQADGGTIFLDEIGETSPAMQAKLLRVLQENEIQRVGSDSIIKVNVRVIAASNKVLEEEVSRNTFREDLYYRLNVVNLQVPPLRERRDDIAPLTRYFAEKFARNNNRTLAGITPGCMDMMLHYPWPGNVRELENAVERGIILMRGDYLDEESLPMTIRNWINRNRIETPAGSEQVPETLEGAERMVIAQTLAAVGWNKSEAARRLNITRKTLQSKLSKYAIKQD is encoded by the coding sequence ATGAAAAACGCTCCACCCGCAAATATCCTGATTGTCGATGATGATGATTCCCATCGCTACATGCTCGCCGCCATGCTCAAAGAGTGGGGCTGGGTCACCAGTGAAGCAGACGACGGCAGCATCGCAGTGGAGCTGGTGATCGAAAGACCCTTCGATGCGATCCTGATGGATGTCCGAATGGCCGGAATGGACGGCATGGAAGCGCTGGAAAAGATCCATCATCACAACCCCGCCATTCCGGTGGTAATCATGACGGCCTACTCTTCGGTTGATGCCGCAGTTGAAGCGATAAAAATCGGCGCCCATGATTACCTGACCAAACCTCTCGATTTCGACCGACTGCGCCTGACCCTCGACAAGGCGCTGGAACACAAGCAGGTATTCGAGAACCGAATGCATCCTGCAGAGAGCAGGAAACTCTCCGCCGCCAATACCGGCATCATCGGTGAATCTGCAGAAATGGATGAACTGATTGATATGATCGCCCAGGTTGCGCCCACCGAAGCGACGGTCCTGATCGGCGGTGAATCGGGGACCGGCAAGGAGCTCGTCGCAGCGGCCCTCCACAAGTTCAGTCACCGAAAAAACGGCCCCTTCGTCCGGGTCAATTGTGCGGCACTGGTCGAAAACCTTCTTGAGTCGGAACTGTTCGGCCATGAAAAGGGAGCCTTTACCGGGGCCGACAAACGTCGTGAGGGCAAATTCTTCCAGGCCGATGGCGGCACCATCTTTCTCGACGAGATCGGCGAAACCTCTCCTGCGATGCAGGCAAAACTGCTGCGCGTTCTCCAGGAAAACGAGATCCAGCGGGTCGGCAGTGACAGTATTATCAAAGTGAATGTGCGAGTCATTGCCGCCAGCAACAAGGTCCTGGAAGAGGAGGTATCACGAAACACCTTTCGTGAAGACCTTTACTACAGACTCAATGTGGTAAATCTACAGGTTCCTCCTCTTCGGGAACGTCGTGACGATATCGCTCCGCTCACCCGTTATTTCGCAGAAAAATTTGCCCGCAACAATAACCGGACGCTGGCCGGCATCACCCCGGGCTGTATGGACATGATGCTTCATTATCCCTGGCCCGGTAATGTGCGGGAACTCGAGAATGCCGTTGAAAGGGGGATCATTCTGATGCGGGGAGATTATCTCGATGAAGAATCGCTGCCCATGACGATCCGCAACTGGATCAATCGCAATCGCATCGAAACCCCGGCCGGGTCGGAACAGGTCCCCGAAACCCTTGAAGGCGCGGAAAGAATGGTGATTGCCCAAACCCTTGCCGCGGTCGGCTGGAATAAGAGCGAAGCGGCGAGGAGACTCAATATTACCCGAAAAACCCTGCAGAGCAAGCTGAGTAAATACGCCATAAAACAGGATTGA
- a CDS encoding amino acid-binding protein has translation MMQVDEITAVLENVQGRVADVAALLAENGINILACSLADHGTSDRRNLQMIVNDTESAVVILAKNGIEVSCSQVIVAETPDKPGGLAQILLTVKKTGLYIQRLYAFSQRRGDKAIVVLGFADIDQASKLLSRAGIRLLSNEKLLAM, from the coding sequence ATGATGCAGGTTGATGAGATTACCGCTGTATTGGAGAATGTGCAGGGAAGGGTGGCCGATGTTGCGGCCCTGCTTGCGGAAAACGGGATAAATATCCTGGCCTGCTCCCTTGCAGATCACGGCACTTCCGACAGAAGGAATCTGCAGATGATCGTCAATGATACGGAAAGCGCGGTTGTCATCCTGGCGAAGAACGGCATCGAGGTCAGTTGTTCTCAGGTTATTGTCGCTGAAACACCTGATAAGCCTGGCGGACTTGCCCAGATTCTCCTCACCGTTAAAAAAACAGGTCTTTATATCCAGCGTCTCTATGCTTTTTCCCAGAGAAGAGGTGATAAGGCGATTGTGGTTCTGGGTTTTGCAGACATTGATCAAGCCTCGAAGCTGCTGAGCAGGGCGGGGATCCGGTTGCTGAGCAATGAAAAGCTCCTGGCGATGTAA
- a CDS encoding protein kinase: protein MTDLKTLGKYTIQSILGQGAMGVVYKGFDPHIERTVAIKTIRIDSFDPKELEPLLARFKREAQAAGRLTHPSIVTVYEYGEEDNTAFIAMEFVHGRELKEFLDNNERFPLGTTLSITNQLLDALAYSHNQGVVHRDIKPGNILVLEDGHIKITDFGIARIESSNLTQFGDVMGTPSYMSPEQFMGQQVDKRSDIFSAGVILYHLLTGEKPFPGNSMATIMHRALNTDPPRVSELNFQVPPSFDSIVYKALAKNPNDRFQDAEEFAAALNNAGLAGDGVSSLTGSHPVIPVTRDEKTIQLHGDRPPVAAKPGTETILYRRGRSWALTLLVLIILGAGSFMVWKIYTEKLSADDLQLLITEQYEAVLSLVGRTNSDAPIQEITQSSKKKPLAENDTASYGQEEGKPGKTAPIKVSAPASPAPEVDRQIPGKGEPPPANLASPATQPINQIAQKPAATPPIEETPQPVTRRAAPGRILKESEW from the coding sequence ATGACTGATCTCAAAACCTTAGGCAAGTACACAATCCAATCGATCCTTGGTCAGGGCGCCATGGGGGTTGTCTACAAGGGTTTTGACCCACATATCGAGCGCACGGTGGCAATCAAAACCATCCGTATTGACTCCTTCGATCCTAAAGAACTCGAACCGCTGCTGGCCCGTTTCAAAAGGGAGGCTCAGGCGGCCGGTCGTCTGACCCATCCTTCCATTGTAACCGTTTACGAATATGGCGAAGAGGACAACACCGCCTTTATTGCAATGGAATTTGTCCACGGGCGCGAACTCAAGGAGTTCCTTGACAACAACGAACGCTTTCCTCTTGGCACAACCCTCTCCATCACCAACCAGCTTCTGGACGCCCTCGCCTATTCCCACAATCAGGGCGTGGTTCATCGGGATATCAAACCGGGGAATATTCTGGTTCTGGAAGATGGCCACATCAAGATAACCGATTTCGGTATTGCCCGGATCGAATCATCGAATCTGACCCAGTTCGGTGATGTCATGGGAACTCCCTCCTATATGTCCCCGGAGCAGTTCATGGGGCAACAGGTCGACAAAAGATCCGATATCTTTTCGGCCGGGGTTATTCTTTACCATCTTCTCACCGGTGAGAAACCCTTTCCCGGCAATTCAATGGCCACCATCATGCACCGCGCCCTGAACACTGACCCGCCAAGGGTCTCTGAACTTAACTTCCAGGTGCCGCCAAGTTTTGACTCCATCGTCTACAAAGCCCTGGCTAAAAATCCGAACGATCGTTTCCAGGATGCAGAAGAATTTGCAGCCGCCCTCAACAATGCCGGACTTGCCGGCGATGGCGTTTCATCCCTGACCGGCTCCCACCCGGTTATACCGGTTACCCGCGACGAAAAGACAATTCAACTCCATGGCGACAGACCGCCGGTCGCGGCAAAGCCAGGAACAGAGACTATTCTCTATCGCCGCGGGCGGAGCTGGGCATTGACTCTTCTCGTCCTGATCATTCTCGGTGCCGGCAGTTTCATGGTCTGGAAAATCTACACGGAAAAACTCTCGGCAGACGACCTGCAACTCCTGATCACTGAACAATACGAGGCCGTCCTCTCCCTCGTCGGCAGAACAAACAGCGACGCCCCGATTCAGGAGATCACCCAGTCCAGCAAGAAAAAACCATTGGCTGAAAACGATACGGCTTCATATGGGCAGGAAGAGGGAAAACCCGGCAAAACGGCCCCGATTAAAGTCTCCGCCCCTGCCAGCCCGGCCCCGGAGGTTGACAGACAGATTCCAGGAAAAGGAGAGCCGCCCCCTGCGAATCTGGCCTCTCCGGCAACCCAGCCCATAAACCAGATAGCGCAAAAGCCGGCCGCGACGCCTCCGATTGAAGAAACGCCCCAACCTGTCACCAGAAGAGCTGCCCCGGGAAGAATTCTGAAAGAAAGCGAGTGGTGA
- a CDS encoding molecular chaperone Tir: protein MKNLITPVLLAMVATLVLTLPAAAKCTDGDCKNGLGTLVFDSNAKYVGSFKDGKLEGQGTLEYSNGDKYAGEFKDDHFHGSGSYISSDGSKYEGEWIDSKRHGNGTQTFADGKQYIGQFDQDRKQGKGSLKFTDGTTYEGEFIADVAHGQGVLTSPKGDKYTGRFENGLPNGEGTMLYSNGSSYTGNWQNNVPNGQGTYTYPDGKKIKGFFRDGNYVGE, encoded by the coding sequence ATGAAAAACTTGATCACCCCGGTCCTTCTTGCCATGGTTGCGACACTCGTCCTGACCCTTCCTGCTGCTGCGAAATGCACAGATGGCGACTGTAAGAATGGCTTGGGAACCCTGGTTTTTGATAGTAACGCAAAATATGTCGGTTCATTCAAGGACGGAAAGCTTGAGGGGCAAGGAACCCTGGAATATTCAAATGGCGATAAATATGCCGGAGAATTCAAGGATGACCATTTCCACGGTTCAGGTTCCTATATCTCCTCCGATGGGAGCAAATACGAGGGAGAATGGATTGACAGCAAAAGGCATGGCAACGGAACCCAGACTTTTGCTGACGGCAAACAGTATATCGGGCAGTTCGACCAGGACCGGAAGCAGGGAAAAGGCAGCCTTAAATTCACAGACGGCACCACCTATGAAGGTGAATTCATCGCCGATGTCGCCCATGGCCAGGGAGTCCTGACTTCTCCAAAAGGAGACAAATACACCGGCCGGTTCGAGAACGGCCTGCCCAACGGCGAGGGCACCATGTTGTATTCCAACGGCAGCAGTTATACCGGAAACTGGCAGAACAACGTCCCCAACGGCCAAGGAACCTATACCTACCCTGACGGTAAAAAAATCAAAGGTTTCTTTCGCGACGGCAACTACGTTGGAGAATAA
- a CDS encoding nicotinamide mononucleotide transporter family protein yields the protein MFEWSLTALSLLGCWFNIQKKVASWVIWSLANIGWIICFASKGMLAESTLFSIYLALSLYGIFKWRRPAVIDDVCSEK from the coding sequence TTGTTCGAATGGTCATTGACCGCTCTCAGTCTGCTGGGATGCTGGTTCAACATACAGAAGAAAGTGGCAAGCTGGGTGATCTGGTCTCTGGCGAATATCGGCTGGATTATTTGTTTCGCTTCAAAAGGGATGCTGGCAGAGTCAACCCTCTTTTCGATCTACCTGGCCCTGTCTCTCTATGGGATTTTTAAATGGCGGCGTCCGGCAGTGATTGATGATGTCTGCAGTGAAAAGTGA
- a CDS encoding 3D domain-containing protein yields the protein MITTAYCGCGDCCSWERGSWKFLKLDFWNRYVSEGRRKGRTYTGRTASGTEPHEPYPGLFSMDSLQRPWMIPVRIVFFPWLLMPEDGTIAADTKYYRFGTRMYVPGYGWGMVEDRGGAIKGPDRLDLYMDDHDKALRWGRRRVPVRIENQ from the coding sequence ATGATTACAACCGCATACTGTGGCTGCGGCGATTGTTGCAGCTGGGAACGGGGCAGCTGGAAATTTCTGAAACTTGATTTCTGGAACAGGTATGTCAGCGAAGGAAGAAGGAAAGGCCGGACTTACACCGGCAGAACCGCCAGCGGCACAGAACCCCATGAACCATACCCCGGGCTTTTCTCGATGGACAGCCTGCAAAGACCGTGGATGATCCCGGTGAGAATTGTTTTCTTTCCGTGGCTCCTGATGCCCGAAGACGGGACGATCGCCGCCGACACCAAATACTATCGGTTCGGCACCAGAATGTATGTCCCGGGCTATGGCTGGGGTATGGTTGAAGACAGAGGGGGAGCCATCAAGGGGCCGGACCGTCTGGATCTGTATATGGATGATCATGACAAGGCCCTGCGCTGGGGCAGGAGAAGAGTGCCGGTACGCATTGAAAATCAATGA
- a CDS encoding DUF493 domain-containing protein, with amino-acid sequence MCKTKPDIEYPCSWHFKVIGGQGAELEKVIQRVVGERDSLLTYSRASSGGKFQSMNLEIVVQSEDDRNSIYRDLVSQAAVRMVL; translated from the coding sequence GTGTGCAAAACGAAGCCTGATATTGAATATCCATGTTCCTGGCATTTCAAGGTGATCGGCGGGCAGGGAGCCGAGCTGGAAAAAGTGATACAGCGGGTGGTTGGAGAACGGGACTCGCTGCTTACTTATTCCAGAGCAAGCAGTGGCGGGAAATTTCAGAGCATGAATCTGGAAATAGTTGTTCAGAGTGAGGATGACCGGAATTCCATTTACAGAGACCTCGTCAGCCAGGCTGCGGTAAGAATGGTTCTGTGA
- a CDS encoding cation transporter: protein MPIVKIKGMRCGHCVGAVTTALNGLKGIKNTVVNLEKGEASYDEEKPVSREEIAKAITAIGFEVE, encoded by the coding sequence ATGCCAATTGTAAAAATTAAGGGCATGAGATGCGGCCATTGTGTCGGAGCTGTAACCACGGCCCTGAATGGGCTCAAGGGAATCAAAAACACTGTGGTCAACCTTGAAAAAGGCGAAGCTTCCTACGATGAAGAAAAGCCGGTCAGCAGGGAAGAGATCGCCAAGGCTATCACCGCCATAGGTTTCGAAGTCGAGTAG